The genomic window CTCTGTTACGGTGGAATTGCTACCATTTAACAGTTCCCATTGTACCCTTTGATGCCTAGTTTAGAAAATTCCTAATGACTCCGACCAtccaaatcatataaaatacctTTGAATCAAATAAGCACTTGAGCTTGAACAAGTGAAGATTGCCTCACGTGCTTATCGTTTCAAAAATTTCAGTAACAAGGTCTATAATTTTCAAACTCCCGTCTCTGTATTTTACACATCACTTGGACAAACTTAGTCCGTTTCTGCTATCTCAGTCCGGTTCTGATATCCTCAGCACCGCGGCCAAATCTCCCTACACCAAATCCCTGCACCACGAAGACGCACAGATCGTTCCTGCCGGCGACAAAAGGTGCACAAATCGCATGGTGAACTCCTCGGACCGGCGACAGGGCCGGCACTGACCCAGCGCATCCAGCCGGCGGCGCTGAACCAGCGCCGTCCTGCGAGCCGCGCATAACCTGCTCGACGGAATGCCGTACCGGGACGTCGTCGCGGCGACGGCCGCCATCGGCGCGCTCGCCCGCGGCGGCCGGCACCGCGACGCCGTGGCGCTCTTCTCCCGCGTGCTCGCGGACGGCGTCCCGACGCCGAACGAGTTCACCTTCGGCACGGTCCTCCGGTCGGCCACCGCGCTGCGCGACCCGCGCGTGGGCGCGCAGCTCCACGCCTGCGCCGCCAAGTCCGGCCTCTGCTCCATCGTCTTCGTGGGCAGCGCCTTCGTCGACCACTACGCCAAGATGGGCGCCATGAGGGAGGCCCAGGGCGCGCTCGGGGACACCAGCGAGCCCAACGTCGTCTCCTACACCTCACTCATCGCCGGGTTCTTGAAGAACGGGATGCCCGAGAAGGCTCTCCGGCTGTTCCGGTGCATGCCGGAGAAAAATGTGGTTTCCTGGAACGCGATGATCGGGGGGTGCAGCCAGGCGGGGCTCAGCGAGGAGGCCGTCGGCCTGTTCCGGGAGATGTGTCGAGAGGGCGCCAGGCCGAACGAGAGCACGTTCCCCTGCGTGCTCACCTCCGTTGCCAATGCAGGGGCGCTCGGCATCGCTAGAAGCGTCCATGCGTCGGCCATCAAGCACTTGGGCAAGCTCGATGTTTACATCGGCAATTCTCTCGTCAGCTGCTATGCCAGGTGTGGCAGCTTGGAGGACAGTGTGCTGGTCTTCACAAACATGGAGCAGAAGAATGTGGTCTCCTGGAACGCTCTGATCTGCGGGTATGCGCAGAATGGGAGAGGGGAGGAAGCTTTGGCTGCCCACAAGAGGATGATAGCAACGGGCTTGAAGGCAGATAATGTCACTCTTCTAGGATTGCTGTTCGGTTGCAACCATGCCGGTCTGGTCGACGAGGGTTATTCGTTGTTCAAGACAGCCCAGAGAGAGCAACCCGGCATATTGAAGCCTGAGCATTACGCTTGTGTTGTGGATCTCTTGTCTCGTGCCAAACGATTCGATGACGCCAAGAGGTTTCTTGAGGACCTTCCATTTGAGCCAGGCCTTGGGTTCTGGAAGTCAATGGTAGGAGGGTGCCTGATTCACTGGAACAAGGACCTCGCTGAGAGCGTCGCCGACCGTATTCATGCACTTGATCCAGAGGACACTTCTTCATACATCCTTCTCTCTAATGTTTATTCTGCAGTTGGAAGCTGGAAGAGTGCGTCAACGATCAGGAGACAGATTAAGGAGAAGGGGCTCAAGAGGATCACTGGCTGCAGCTGGATTGAGGTCCAGGACAAGGCCCATGTCTTCTTCAATGGAGACTCTAAACATCCTCAGAGTGATGAAATTTACAAGATGCTTGAGGTTTGCCTGGATACTGGTGAAGATGAACACTGCCTTGCAGTATGATTGTGCAAAACGGTCTAAAGGACTGAGCTGAGGGAACAGCACTCGACACTCGACAGTAACTATGTGTTTCTTTGGCGACTGATGAAATGCTTAGAAGATAGCTAGACCGACTGGCTGAGAGTCGATTAGTCATGTTCATCACTCATCAGGTTAGGTAGATCTGGATGGACTTTAACTTGTATGGTAGCAGGAGAATAGGAGTTTGGCCTGGTAAGACCAACAGCGAACGGCAACTGAAGAGCACCTGGAGATCAGAAGATGGCCAGAGATGGTTGGTCTTCCAAGCAGAGGATGGTGTTGCAAACTTGGAACCTTGGAAGACATGTGTAACTCAAGGCTTTCAGGGTGCTATTTGGTTTCAAGCTGCcgaagattttttttttaaaaaaactgtcAAGCTGTTGAGGAATGTCTGACTAGAGAACTAGAAATTCTGTGAGCAAACTGCCATGTGTTAATGTGGATACAAAAATAGTTCGTACCAGACTCATTGCAGAGTAGCACATTAAGCTACTGGATACACCAATCAAATTATTATCCATATTCCTTTGAAGTTACACATTTTGGCACTGGGTTGGATTGTGTAAACAATTGCTAGAAATAGGGCTGGCCTTTTAAATTCTTAGAATGAGAAAACAAAATTCAGTACAAAGTAACCAAATATGCTCAAATAAAATATTTCCATCCATACAACACCATCTGTAGCAAATCATCTCATCACAAGAATTCAGCAGAAAACCAAGCATAGTACAGCATATTGCTTGAATTAAATTAAGACTTATGTCAACGGTGCATTCAATGAAATCTTCGAAGGCAGACGCACAAGGATCAGAACAAAGGAAATGCTCGAGCAGATCGCAGAGTTAAAATTCAAACAACTGATATCTTCACTCTTCAGAACTGAAGCAAAGCACATTTGAAACTTACTAGAAAGCGGCTGGAATTTCAGGGTGATGAATGATTTCAAGCTGCCGCTTATTGCTATTGTTAAGCTGTTTGACTAGAGAACTAGAAATTCAATGTGTTAACGGGGATAAGAAAATAAGAAAATCGTATAAAGCAAACTCATTGCAGAGTATTAAGCTGCTCTGGTGATCAAAATATCATCCATGTTCCTGAAGTAGATATTTCAGCACTGGGTTGGATTGTGTACAGAATCACTAGAAGCCTAGAATATGGCTGGCTTTCT from Triticum aestivum cultivar Chinese Spring chromosome 3B, IWGSC CS RefSeq v2.1, whole genome shotgun sequence includes these protein-coding regions:
- the LOC123065904 gene encoding pentatricopeptide repeat-containing protein At5g42450, mitochondrial: MPYRDVVAATAAIGALARGGRHRDAVALFSRVLADGVPTPNEFTFGTVLRSATALRDPRVGAQLHACAAKSGLCSIVFVGSAFVDHYAKMGAMREAQGALGDTSEPNVVSYTSLIAGFLKNGMPEKALRLFRCMPEKNVVSWNAMIGGCSQAGLSEEAVGLFREMCREGARPNESTFPCVLTSVANAGALGIARSVHASAIKHLGKLDVYIGNSLVSCYARCGSLEDSVLVFTNMEQKNVVSWNALICGYAQNGRGEEALAAHKRMIATGLKADNVTLLGLLFGCNHAGLVDEGYSLFKTAQREQPGILKPEHYACVVDLLSRAKRFDDAKRFLEDLPFEPGLGFWKSMVGGCLIHWNKDLAESVADRIHALDPEDTSSYILLSNVYSAVGSWKSASTIRRQIKEKGLKRITGCSWIEVQDKAHVFFNGDSKHPQSDEIYKMLEVCLDTGEDEHCLAV